A genomic stretch from Carassius auratus strain Wakin chromosome 35, ASM336829v1, whole genome shotgun sequence includes:
- the LOC113054366 gene encoding peptidyl-tRNA hydrolase 2, mitochondrial-like, translating into MDSQYGPVALGILAGVGCGLWLGWHFSGRFGRSPHSMMAALGNSEASVMGESGEFKMILVVRNDLKMGKGKVAAQCSHAAVSAYKQVQRRNPELLKQWEYCGQPKVVVKAPDEDCLLELLSHAKEVGLPVSLIQDAGRTQIAPGSRTVLGVGPGPADLVDKVTGHLKLY; encoded by the coding sequence ATGGATTCTCAGTATGGGCCTGTCGCTCTGGGTATACTGGCAGGTGTAGGCTGTGGGCTCTGGCTCGGATGGCACTTCAGTGGGCGTTTTGGCAGATCGCCCCACAGCATGATGGCAGCTTTAGGAAACAGTGAAGCCAGCGTGATGGGCGAGAGCGGAGAGTTCAAAATGATCCTGGTGGTCCGAAACGATTTAAAGATGGGCAAAGGTAAAGTGGCGGCCCAGTGCTCCCACGCTGCTGTGTCTGCTTATAAGCAGGTCCAGCGCAGAAACCCAGAGCTCCTGAAACAGTGGGAGTACTGTGGTCAGCCCAAAGTGGTGGTCAAGGCTCCAGACGAGGACTGTCTGCTGGAGCTGCTGTCCCACGCCAAAGAAGTCGGACTGCCGGTCAGTTTAATCCAAGATGCTGGAAGAACCCAAATTGCACCAGGGTCTCGGACGGTTCTTGGCGTGGGACCAGGACCTGCTGATCTTGTTGATAAAGTGACTGGACACCTAAAATTGTATTAA